The bacterium genome includes a region encoding these proteins:
- a CDS encoding NTP transferase domain-containing protein — MNTACNRKITKAVIPAAGKGTRLIPLTKAVPKELLPLGNRPILEYIIDETASAGITQVLFVISESKTAIRTHFGNKSGGIEFEYTFQDEQKGLADAVYCAKDWVGDDPFAVVLGDSIITTDQTVLPFKRVLDTYENTSASGVIVVQKTPLDEVSRYGIVKPKHSVAPEFEIDGLVEKPRPQDAPSEYSIAGRYAFSPTIFDCIKRTPVGANGEYQITDSIGCMLEDGNRVWCVALGENEIRRDIGTFETYFEAFEFSIKQIS, encoded by the coding sequence TTGAACACCGCATGCAATAGAAAAATCACTAAAGCTGTAATACCTGCCGCGGGAAAAGGCACCAGGCTTATTCCCCTGACTAAAGCCGTCCCCAAAGAGCTTCTGCCACTTGGAAATAGACCCATCCTGGAATATATCATAGACGAGACAGCCTCTGCCGGCATCACTCAGGTGCTTTTTGTGATCTCTGAAAGCAAGACTGCAATACGCACCCATTTCGGGAACAAATCCGGTGGGATCGAGTTTGAATATACATTCCAGGACGAGCAAAAAGGTCTGGCAGATGCCGTATACTGCGCAAAGGACTGGGTTGGTGACGATCCTTTTGCAGTAGTGCTTGGTGATTCCATTATCACAACAGACCAAACCGTGCTCCCATTCAAACGAGTCCTGGATACATATGAGAACACCAGCGCGTCGGGTGTGATCGTGGTCCAAAAGACCCCGCTTGATGAGGTTTCACGTTACGGCATAGTCAAACCAAAGCACTCGGTTGCCCCAGAGTTCGAGATAGACGGCCTGGTCGAAAAACCCAGACCTCAGGACGCCCCCAGCGAGTATTCCATCGCTGGCAGATATGCATTCTCCCCAACGATATTTGACTGCATCAAACGCACACCGGTCGGCGCAAATGGAGAGTATCAGATCACGGACTCAATAGGCTGCATGCTCGAAGATGGCAACAGGGTATGGTGTGTGGCGCTCGGAGAGAACGAAATTAGACGCGACATAGGAACCTTTGAAACATACTTCGAGGCTTTCGAGTTTTCAATAAAGCAGATTTCTTAA